The following proteins are co-located in the Oncorhynchus clarkii lewisi isolate Uvic-CL-2024 chromosome 30, UVic_Ocla_1.0, whole genome shotgun sequence genome:
- the LOC139389819 gene encoding huntingtin interacting protein 1 related b: MNSIRQVPSRVKTKRTETNLGAEREHFDKQQLSSISKAINSNEAPVKEKHARRIILGTHREKGAFTFWSYALGLPLSSNSILSWKFCHVVHKVLRDGHHNSLQDCMRHHSNIVETGQLWGNLHDRYGQLVALYAKLLCTKMEFHVKHSEIRANLEVTDEVLERVAGTDINNVFQLTVEVFDYLDTELRLAETVIRQLNTSIAISTLTSGQCRLSPLIQVIQDCSHLYHFTVKLLFKLHACLPADTLQGHRDRFHDQFHSLKTFFNKARDMMYFKRLIQIPKLPESPPNFLHAASLAKHARPVVVIPDEDEPEQVDDDDDDPEPLINVSDVTVPSMAVPQQFDIFDQTFGPANGGFDDRDIQIENLKRDLELLRTDLERVKGEAQRYITQLKSQINSLEAELEEQQVQKQRALVENEQLRMELEATRRRNAEHESVQATFGEAETRAQATEQRYNKLKEKHTELVSSHAELLRKSADTVKMLSATQQTQEEVERTKQQLAFEVDRIKQDADMKLEEQKFEMEKLKREFEEKKAEVERVKGTLQSNEKVGEQQTRSMSALQAEKERLMHSVSEKEAALSALRHAAQLQQSSLQQERERRTRELGELQGRLQEKSSREEQLQQKLLEEQFSLLQGTVSEAESIIQDAVAKLDDPLHIRCTSSPDYLVSRADATLGSIDKVKRGHSDYLTNMGDVGGLLRALTQFSHLAADTIINGSATAHMAPTDHADRLTENCRGCATQSLQFLKDLKSKASLQRADPASIRIVVQKILRLGEELRPKGVDVRQDELGDLVDKEMAATSAAIEEAVRRIDEMMNQARKDTSGVKLEVNERILYSCTDLMKAIHLLVLTSTDLQKEIVEGGRGAATIKEFYARNSRWTEGLISASKAVGWGATQMVESADKVVLHTGKYEELIVCSHEIAASTAQLVASSKVKADRNSTKLTALQQASRRVNEMAANVVASTKTGQENLEDKDTMDFSGMSLIKLKMEEMESQVKVLELENQLGNERLRLGELRKKHYDIAGVPAAGLSEGNGLAPSSASEPSSPKPSKPSIMRKPALAQKPNLPPKNMFR; encoded by the exons GGATCATTCTGGGGACCCACAGAGAGAAGGGAGCCTTTACCTTCTGGTCCTATGCCTTGGGCCTCCCTTTGTCCAGCAACTCCATCCTCAGCTGGAAGTTCTGCCACGTGGTGCACAAAGTGTTGCGGGATGGCCACCATAAT AGCCTTCAGGACTGCATGAGACATCACAGTAACATAGTTGAAACAGGGCAACTATGG GGCAACCTTCATGACAGATATGGCCAGCTGGTGGCTCTGTACGCTAAGCTCCTCTGCACAAAGATGGAGTTCCACGTGAAG CATTCTGAAATCCGAGCCAACCTAGAGGTAACAGATGAGGTTCTGGAGCGCGTTGCAGGAACAGACATCAataatgt GTTCCAGCTCACTGTGGAAGTGTTTGATTACCTGGATACAGAGCTGAGGCTAGCCGAGACAG TGATCCGGCAGCTCAACACGTCCATTGCCATCTCTACGCTGACGTCAGGCCAGTGTCGCCTGTCCCCCCTCATCCAGGTCATTCAGGACTGCAGTCACCTCTACCACTTCACCGTCAAGCTGCTCTTCAAGCTGCACGCTT GTCTCCCAGCAGACACCCTGCAAGGACATCGTGATCGTTTCCATGACCAGTTCCACAG CCTCAAGACCTTCTTCAACAAAGCCAGAGACATGATGTACTTCAAGAGACTCATCCAGATCCCAAAGCTGCCAGAA TCCCCTCCTAATTTCCTGCATGCGGCTTCCCTGGCCAAGCATGCAAGGCCAGTGGTGGTCATCCCAGACGAGGATGAGCCCGAGCAGGTGGATGATGACGATGACGACCCTGAACCGCTGATCAATGTCAGTGACGTCACCGTGCCCAGCATGGCGGTGCCACAG CAGTTCGACATATTTGATCAAACCTTTGGACCTGCCAATGGTGGTTTTGATGACAG GGATATCCAGATTGAGAACCTCAAGCGGGACTTGGAGCTATTGAGGACAGATCTGGAAAGGGTCAAAGGAGAG GCCCAGCGCTACATCACTCAGCTTAAGTCCCAGATCAACAGTCTGGAGGCGGAGCTGGAGGAGCAGCAGGTACAGAAACAGCGTGCCTTGGTGGAGAACGAGCAGCTGCGCATGGAGCTGGAGGCCACGCGCCGCCGCAATGCTGAGCATGAGAGTGTGCAGGCCACCTTCGGAGAGGCCGAGA CAAGAGCCCAGGCCACAGAGCAGCGCTATAACAAGCTGAAGGAGAAGCACACTGAGCTAGTGTCTAGCCATGCGGAACTGCTCAGGAAG AGTGCAGACACAGTGAAGATGCTGTCAGCCACCCAGCAGActcaggaggaggtggagaggactaAGCAGCAGTTGGCTTTTGAGGTGGATCGCATCAAACAGGATGCTGACATGAAG CTTGAGGAGCAGAAGTTTGAGATGGAGAAGCTTAAAAGAGAGTTTGAGGAGAAGAAGGCAGAAGTGGAACGTGTCAAAGGCACTCTGCAGAGCAACGAGAAG gtgggGGAACAGCAGACCAGATCCATGTCCGCCCTGCAGGCGGAGAAGGAGCGTCTGATGCACTCTGTGAGTGAGAAGGAGGCAGCACTGTCAGCCCTGCGCCATGCTGCACAGCTGCAGCAGTCATCCCTgcagcaggagagggagaggagaaccagGGAGCTGGGAGAGCTGCAGGGCAGGCTGCAGGAGAAG TCTAGCCGTGAGGAGCAGCTGCAACAGAAGCTGCTGGAGGAGCAGTTCTCTCTGCTGCAGGGAACGGTCTCTGAGGCTGAGAGCATCATCCAGGATGCTGTGGCCAAACTGGACGACCCCCTGCACATCCGCTGCACCAGCTCCCCAG ATTACCTTGTCAGTCGGGCAGATGCCACTTTAGGCTccattgacaaagtgaaaagggGTCACTCAGACTACCTGACGAACATGGGAG ATGTTGGTGGACTGCTGAGGGCCCTGACCCAGTTCTCCCACCTGGCTGCTGACACCATCATCAACGGCAGTGCCACAGCGCACATGGCTCCCACCGACCACGCCGACC GTCTGACTGAGAATTGCAGGGGCTGTGCCACTCAAAGTCTGCAGTTCCTGAAGGACCTCAAGTCCAAGGCCTCTCTCCAGAGGGCAGATCCGGCCTCCATTCGCATTGTGGTCCAAAAGATCCTGAGGCTTGGGGAG GAGCTGCGACCTAAAGGCGTGGATGTGCGACAGGATGAGCTGGGAGATCTGGTGGACAAGGAGATGGCAGCAACATCAGCAGCCATTGAGGAGGCAGTGCGCAGAATCGAT GAAATGATGAATCAGGCACGAAAGGACACCTCTGGCGTCAAACTTGAGGTCAATGAACG AATCCTCTACAGCTGCACAGACCTGATGAAG gCCATCCATCTACTGGTCCTGACATCAACCGACCTACAGAAGGAGattgttgagggagggagg GGTGCAGCCACTATTAAGGAATTCTACGCCAGGAACTCCCGTTGGACTGAGGGACTCATCTCTGCCTCCAAAGCTGTGGGATGGGGAGCCACACAGATGGT TGAGTCTGCTGATAAAGTGGTGCTGCACACTGGTAAATATGAGGAGCTCATCGTCTGTTCACACGAGATCGCTGCTAGTACAGCACAGCTGGTTGCTTCCTCCAAG GTAAAGGCAGACCGCAACAGTACGAAACTGACAGCTCTCCAGCAGGCATCTCGCCGTGTGAACGAGATGGCGGCCAACGTGGTGGCCTCCACCAAGACAGGCCAGGAGAACCTAGAGGACAAGG ATACCATGGACTTCTCTGGAATGTCCCTCATCAAGTTAAAAATGGAGGAAATGGAGTCGCAG GTGAAGGTGTTGGAGCTAGAGAATCAGCTGGGTAATGAGCGTCTGCGTCTGGGAGAGCTCAGGAAGAAGCACTATGATATAGCAGGTGTTCCAGCAGCAGGCCTCTCAGAGGGCAATGGCCTGGCCCCCTCATCTGCCTCTGAGCCCTCCTCACCCAAACCCTCCAAGCCTAGCATCATGAGGAAACCTGCCTTGGCTCAGAAACCCAACTTACCACCTAAAAATATG TTTAGGTAG